In the Populus trichocarpa isolate Nisqually-1 chromosome 8, P.trichocarpa_v4.1, whole genome shotgun sequence genome, CTATCTCTGTCCCTCCATCCTCTTGGAAGGGGTGGGGGAGAAGGATCTTTGTCCTGGTGTTGGTTGGATTGTTATCTTTTGTATTAAAGAATGCCTTTGATATCTTGTGCATTACCTGCTCATGGTTCTTGAAAACTACTACTCTTCAAAGCTTTTCATATCCATGGACTAGTAATGGACGTCGAAGAACCTTCTCCATGCAATACTCTCTtttatatagcagtttgtatgTATAACTAGTTGGTTCTCAGAAACACTAATGTCTCAAGTTTCCCATATGTACAGGCAAGAGAAAACCACAGTTGGTACTCTTGGACCATGGTCTATACAAAGAACTTGATTTCACAACTAGGTTTAACTACGCTTCCCTTTGGAAGGTGCATTTTTACTTCCATCTTCCATCATTATTCACTTGCATCTTTCCACTGTTGATGGCTTAATGCTGGTATTCTGATGTTATGAAATCTGTCACAGGCATTGATTTTTTCTGATGCTAATGCAATAAAGGAAAACAGTGTTAAATTGGGTGCTGGAGAGGATCTATATGCACTGTTTGCTGCCATTCTTACCATGAAGCCCTGGAATAGGATCATTGACCCATCCGTTGATCATTTGGTTATAAAAGGCGATGACAGCGAGCGTTCAGAACGGCAGGTCTGTCAGTCTTCTTACAAATACAGATATGCTTTGGGACGTATCATTGTGCTTCTCATTGACAAATTATTGTTACATTGTCCACATGGATGCTTTCCATGTATTTATTACTTGCTTTACAATTTGTAGTTTTGTACCCTTTGCAGATGTACGCATCTCAGTTTTTTCCTCAAATCTCAGAGCTTCTAAGGAGGCTGCCACGAGTAATTCTGTTGATGCTGAAGACAAACGACTGTTTACGATCTGTAAATAGTTGTCTGGTATTGTGCATTATCCTCCCTCATTATTGTTGCCATTTATTATTGCGGTCTTCTGGTTGAAGTTAATTACAATTTATTGTTAAGTAAATCTTGGAATTGTTTGTAATCAAAATGAATTATGGTCAGTTGCAAGGATCTTCTGTCGAGACATTTTTCATCATCGGAAAAGTTTCCTCCGAGGCAGTTGTTGAGGCAAAGAAGTTGCAGCGAAAATCCTTACTAAGCAGGTTAGATGTATTGCTGGAGGAAATCTTGTTGGAAGTTAGACTTCTTGGAATGCAGATAGCCCTGTGGCTTCTACATCTAAGGAGAGCATTGACGGGATGAATACAAACATCGGACATAGAgcctgtttcttttcttttttcaaatttttaccaCACAGTGACTTCATATTCTTTCTCTCCGCTGTCCAGAAGGTGCTTTGGGCACGGATTGATaccgtgattttttttcttaaacagtTAAAAGGAAAAGATGTATCATTCATTCGATCCAATAAGAAACTCGGGATGATAATTTGTGTTGTAAAACCCCTCAATGGGGAAGGAGAAATTATAAGACACGGACGAATGGAATTTAATTTCCTTGTGATTTTTGGAAATGAATATCGTGTCCATTTGAATTGCTGTCTTGAACACATGTAAGTTGTCGATGTATTTTTTTACGTTTCTTCGTCACGGGGAATCTCGTGTCCGTTGTGAGGGACACAATAATAGTGAAACTAGTCTTTTTACCGAgccagatttttttaaaacattaaaaaaaattataaaaatactagGAAGTAAAAAATTTGTTGCATCTTGgtcaaaatacttttatttttttttaattggtggcatgttagatgaaatatttttataaaaaaaaattgagatgtataatgataaaattatgaaactcacactaaaacaaataaaatattagaaggtaagagcaaataaaattatagaattaaacGAAGGTTGAAGCAAATTTTTATGGAAATAactaataattatgaaattaaaaaaattaatttataaattattgcaaataaaaataaaaataaaaataatcaaatttgaatgaaaagtaaattgaagagttgtttttaaaaaaattggaggGTAAACATGAATATAGATAGAATAttgattaaaacaattataaaatattaaaaataaatcaatctaatattttttaaaatgaaataaacccaACATAGTTAAAACACTATAACAAACAGCACTAAATCTTAAAGTTTTTCAAATGCAATAGTCAATTGAGTCAACCACGCTCCTCAAAGCATATGATGATGGTGTGAGCTGTTGGGTGACTGTGTGGTGTCCTGTACCATTTGACTGTCATTTTCATCCAGAAACTATGGAAACCTCATATTGTAGTGGTTGGGTTTGTGGGAGCTGTAGCAAGTAGCAACCACTACTGTCAATCGAAGAAAGTGAAGGGCAACAAACATTACATACTATCAATCATGGCACATTGCAGGCGGTCTTTGTCAGGGTCCAATCTTGTCTCGTGACTGGGCGTGGGGCTCGGCGTGGCAGTGCGTGCACCTGGTTGGACCATGATCATGATAGTTGACTGTGTTTATGGAACTCTCTTCCATGCCAAACCCACCAATTTGGTGGCTCAATCAGTTTCACGAATTTGGCCGTCAAATTTGGGTTTATTACGTTAACCTTCAGGGAGGGAGTATAATTACACAATTCCTGTTGACAAGGAAGACGCCTCATCTTTCTTCAAAGAGAGCGATCCTTTTGAGAGTTTAGGATCATCTGGTGGCTATGGATGGTCCAGGTCGCAGCAGAAAGGTTGCATTAATGGGGAAGCCATCAATGGCTGGCGTGGTTCGGTGGTTGGGTAATGGCATGGCGTTTGCATTTACTTCTTCAAACGCGCATGAACATTACTCGCCTATTTTCGCGCGAGTAGGTGGAACCTATAAACTCGCCTTTTGCCGTATCATTTCAAGTTCTAAACTTGAAAGCctggaataataaaaacacaacccttcttttatttattaggaGATATTTGTcatgttttaatgattttaattatcTACGTTATATCTAAAATTCAACGCTTTAGATGATATCTGGCATTGCCatacaatgatatttttaattttttttttagtttttattattttaatgtgatgatataaaaaataatttttataatataaaaaaaataattattttaatatattttcaatcaaacataacttaattttttttttttaaatgatgttattttttcatatttgagtTGGGTTATTTTGTATATTCCCATTGAGTAGGACTCCCAAAGTTGTGGAGGGAAGAAATGAAAGAAGAGAGGAAGACACTTATAGTCTGTTACAAACCAAGTAGTGGACGTCTATCTATCCATCTTTAATGAGGGTCATGGGATAGCTTAATAAAATCCGCCAGTCCTCGATTTTTACTCCTTTCTCTATCAACCTCCTCCGCTCATAAAAGGAGCGTAGAGCCACTGCCATTTTCAACCTTCACAGCCAGACACGAAGAACAAAGAATTTTGtgtttaaagaaaaacagaacGACCTACGGATTTGTCAAAATGGTGGGACCTAGTAGACCGCAATTTGTTCTCTTTGGATCCTCCATTGTCCAACTCTGCTTCAGTCATGGCGGTTGGGGCTCCATTCTCTCCGATATCTACTCTCGCAAAGTATTCCTCTTTCtccatttgtttattttatatttcacgTGCTCTTTGAATGTTgcttgatttatttcttttcgaatacatataaattgaaatgaaGATTTTCCCTAATGATATTTATTTCACTGTTTTGGCCAATTAACCCCAGCACTGATTAGTTGCCATTTTCATCGTCTGATTAGGCTAATCTTTTTCTGTTTGCAGGCAGACATATTGTTGCGAGGCTACTACGGATGGAACTCGCGGCGTGCTGTCCAGGTTCTCGATCAAGTTTTTCCCAAGGTATTTTCGTTgatataataatttcttttaggaGCAGATTAGACGTAAAAATTGATCTATTTGAGGAATCTCATCTCTAAGTTGGTGAAATTGATCGTGCTATTAGCTTGTTATATGGGTTTTATGTATTGTAGGATGCTCCTGTGCAACCAGCTCTGGTGATAGTTTATTTTGGTGGTAATGATTCAATGGGGCCTCACTCATCTGGCCTAGGCCCTCATGTACCCCTTGATGAATACATGGAGAACATGAGAAAGATTGCAGTTCACCTCAAGGTTTTCTCCTGGTTCtcactatatatatagatcATGGTTCACATGTATAATATGAATGATCAAAGCAATTCTTCTccttatttgatgaatattgcGGTAAACTTTCTTTTTAAGGGGAATGAAATCTGGGAGGTTTTTATGCTGCTCTCGAATACCTTTAAATGATTAAATGCTTGTTATTCATTTCCTGATTGCTGGACTATGTCCAGTTATTCTTTTGTTGtgtatattttgtaatttggCCCTGCAAGAACTCATCAGAGAATGATGTTTGATGCTTCATCTAACACTAGATATTTGAAAATCAGAGCCTCTCAGATACAACCCGCATCATTTTTATGAGCTGTCCACCTGTTGATGAGGCCAGAGTTAGTTCAAGCACAAGGTGCTCTGATtcgttattttcttttccttctttttttgtttctgatCATAGAAATTCTGAACCGTCTGTTTTTCTAAATTCAGTGGAATTTTCAGTGAAGTGGTACGAACAAATGAGTTGTGCCAAATATATTCCAATTCTTGTATAAAGCTATGCCAGGAATTGGGAGTGAAGGTTGTTGATCTTTTCTCTGCCTTTCAAAAAAGAGATGGTTGGACCACTGCTTGCTTTACGtaagttttcttcatcttccttcTGCTAACAAGATCAATGTTCAGAAGTGTATATAATCTTATGTATTGTTTGGTCTCCCTCATGTATCTTCTATGCGTTTTCTATATGATGCTTACATGTGGTGGTATTTTCCTTGCACACAATTATCGATGAGGCTTAGTTTCTGTTTCTCtcatatttggatttttttttaattatcacattaaattttttattgacaaACGAGCACCGGCCAAAAAAGATATTGGAATATAACATAATTTGGTAAAAGTTGTTGTTGGAAAACGTGACTTTAAAAAGTTATGGTTGgaaataaagatatttaaaaattattaaaatggacTGGCACAAATtccaagaagaagaaacatgagagaagagaaaacgaatgaaaaaaaaaaaagatcttagaGGCACACTAAAGCTCCGATAATAACACTCTCGTACCATTAGAAGAACTCGATGACACCTAAGATCATCAATGGTGATCGAAGTGGACCACACGCGCCATTCAAAGGAAATTAAGCCATCCACCGTCTTTGGGTGGCACGCGTTGGCCCACTCTGGCCACTATTGATGACCTTTCTTGGTGTCATTATATTTATCTTGTTAAGATCTTTCTGATGATACCAGGGGTGTCATCATCGAAGCTTCAATGTGCCTCcgagatttttttcttttttttttcttctctctcctctttcttcctTGGAATTCATGTACTTCCATTTTAACCATTTAGAGATTGTTTATCTATGTGGTCCAACTGCGCttttcataaattttgatttatttttttgtttcaaattaatttttttatagtatttttaaatcgttttaatgtgttgatgtaaaaaataaaaaaaacattattttgatgcattttcaagcgaaaaacactttgaaaaacaactgctaTCACAATGCTAAACACCACCTTAATGTCACAATTCCCACACGTGAATTTTACCGAACTATGTTATTtctcaaaatcatttttgactAGTGCTAGTGCCAATTTTTCCCCCCCAactattttagaaagaaaaaacacccTCATATTTGtttgttcgttttttttttgttaatctgGATAATAGACTCCTTGATTGTTTACTTTTGTCGTTATAAGGATAGTTGCTCGTAATCTTAGGATATGTGTAAAAACATCAGGTTGAAATCCAAATGCTTGCCTGCACAGTTTGCAGTATGTTGCGGTGTCATTTGTCTATGGGAACTCACGGGctgcagatatatatatataatctaggGACTATCTGCAAAAATCAGATAAACGATCCCCATTTTCAGTTTTTGCATTGCCGTGAAAAGTTAGGCCATCAACGCGTTTGCTTTCCCATgatgaaaagatattattagcCAGCTTTGATGGATTAGATTATGTTGTTGTTTCGGATGGTCTTCTTAGGGCTAAAACTTATCGAGCCACCTTGAACTATCAACCGTTTTGattgacactttttttttaatatctagatCATGGTGTGTTTGAATTAAGACCCCCTTTGCTAGGTTCCAATCACTTTTGGCAGTGAGACCACTGTCAAATGAAAGTTTCAATCAACATGATTTCATGCATTCATGTCTTAAACCCAACCATCACTGCATTTCAGTGTTCTAAAGGTTGGAAATTTCAGATTGAAAAACTAATAATCAaatttttgagtttgatttgAGATTCAAAatggattttgaatttaaatgttgttttcaagGTTGAAAGGGGTTACTTTAATGGTCTTTTTGGGTGGATTTGGTGGTCACAGTGATGGAAGTTTGGTGGTGAACAGTGATAGAAGTGATCCTAATCCAAACACTTCATAGTTCacatgtattaaaattaaaagagagaaggGTTTTTCTTATGTGGTTTAGTAGTCTTTTAAGCATTGGCCTTTCTTAGTGCACAACCTAGAATATGTTCTATGGACTCATCGAACTTGAATTTTATTCTGTGGAGACTTGAGAAGACTTCCTGGTTTTGGAATTTGGATGCTAGATGTGCACTGGTTTTGGATATTGGAGTCAGGTGTATACGAGCGAAACCTGTCGTCCAATACATGTTATCTCTAAACAGATGGTCTCTCCTTCATCCTATATGGAAAGGCAGGCCGTGCTGGTTAATTTAGCTCACAAATGACTAGATATTTCCTCCTTGTTACAATTTTTACTGGCTAATGTTAGCTTCCATTGGGAAGTACCGTCATGATTTAAGATTGTCAGGTTGTCTTCTCCTTTTACcacaacaatcataaaaaatgtGAATCGAATGTCTTTGGTTGACTTAAACTGGTAGTAACgtgtttcaactttcaattttaAA is a window encoding:
- the LOC7494490 gene encoding GDSL esterase/lipase CPRD49; translation: MVGPSRPQFVLFGSSIVQLCFSHGGWGSILSDIYSRKADILLRGYYGWNSRRAVQVLDQVFPKDAPVQPALVIVYFGGNDSMGPHSSGLGPHVPLDEYMENMRKIAVHLKSLSDTTRIIFMSCPPVDEARVSSSTSGIFSEVVRTNELCQIYSNSCIKLCQELGVKVVDLFSAFQKRDGWTTACFTDGIHLSAEGSKIVVEEILKVLKEAEWVPSLHWKSMPTEFSEDSPYDLVAADGKQTLNPSEWTFHREVHWD